The following is a genomic window from Prunus persica cultivar Lovell chromosome G7, Prunus_persica_NCBIv2, whole genome shotgun sequence.
aactaaaacTTAGCATGTAAACGAAATTAAAGCATTAAGTTGAACTATaggaaaattatgaaacatCAATCAAAATAGATTATAAACACTAAATTTCTAAGCTTTCTataatttcttaaaaattataaataaataacacatGCATActataatttctttaaaatgaaaaacttatgCGTCATTTAAGTTTAACTTagtaattagttttttttatttttaaataatgtaAGCACATATAACATAACTCTTGCTTGATGGTATTCATATCTCCaatgttaaaaaataacaaaacttcGAAGCCCTTtgttaataaaagaaaagtaaacgTACATAATATAATATCGGAAAATTGTAGCATTAAACTTTTTATGAGAGCAAATACATGTCATCGGTAATAGACAATCATTTCCGACAGCAATTATGACCCCTCACAAATATACATCACATACGAGAACTAATGTTTGCCCTCGAAAGTACATAATCACTTCTGACAACAACTAAAccctcaaaaaaaaattaattaattttgacgACCACTTATTGCCCATGAGATTTGTCATAAATAAATGTGGCGCCAACAATTCCCGCCAAATATTATCTATTTCTGACGATGAGAAAATCATTTTCTGAGAGCATTTTGGGTGTCTGTTATCATGTAAGTCACAGCCTCTCTCACAAACCCACCTCCCTTGGCCCCCGGCTGCACCTGCCAGCAGAGCAACATAAGTCATGGGTTTGGAATGAAGTGAAGACACTTTGGACAAATGTGCTTACGGTCGTCGCGGCCACACAGCATACCTCACCGCCGGAGTAGGAGTGGGAGAAGCTTGATGGCTGTCATGATCGACATGTGTACAATGCATGACCGACATGAGCCAATGCAGGAAGGATTTGATGTGCGCCACCAATTGGCGCCTTCTTATTCTTAAGTTTTAGAAGGACATCCTTGTTGAGGTTGGGTTGCAAATATGCGTCGTCTAGGTTTTCTAAGCTGTCGTAGAGTTTGCCTAAACAACTGACCATGCGTTTCTTAGAGAGGAGCCTGATCACAGTGCCGACAAGTAGAGAcagaaaagtgaaaagaaagTCAACAAAGTCCTTGCCAGCTTAAGCGAAGAGAACTTTGTTACGCTTTTTGTCGATGAGGAGCTTCAAACTAACTGGAGAAGTAGAGAttgatttggttttgggtttggaGGGGGCCATTGAGGCAGAGTGAGATGGAGGACATGCCAACTTTGTTAAACGTATTTTAATTGTCGTTTGGATAGACCTTATCTATATTATTCAATTATCTTTATAGCATGACCCCAAGGGCGTAGCGCAATGATTAGAAGGACGAGTCGGGGCCAACCGTAAACTCAGTTCGAATCCCATTATTATTCTGCCGGttccttcatatatatatatatataacctaGCATGACATTTCATATTACGACATAAGGAAACAATTTCTTCATTCGAAATAAGGAAAACGTCCAAAATGACATCATAAAGCAATACGAATCTCCTTAGTTCACAAAGCAGAAAACGTTTTAGGCCCCCAGGAACACTTTGGTAAGGACTGCACTGGTCTCGAACGATGCCTTCAGCAGCTTCAAACCCTacgaaagagaaaaaacaaaacatgcaATATGTCAAACAAATAAGCTTTAAATCAAAGCAGGGACGAGGAATTAGTTTGAATGTTGGGTTGCATGATGATTCGGCCTTATTTATTAATCCAACAAGTATATATTaacagaaaatatatattaatccaACAAGAGAACATAACAAGTTACCCTATATATTATAGAGTAAAAGTATAGAGATTATTAGGAGGAGTAATATTCAGACCTCTTGCATCCCAAGATGAACCACCTTCTCTTGAAGAGCACCAACATCCTTCACATTGAACTGGTTAAGTACAGCAATACTTGAAATGGTGGACATTGGCTTCACCTCCAAGTTATCCATGACCATGTATGTTACTACTCCCTTGACATACCCTCCCTCGCTGCCGGACGTTGCCACCACcgtagaagaagaagcttgtggGGAAACATAAGTCACCCTAGAGGATATGGAATAACTATTTGGGCAAGTGGTTCCACTAACATCGGAAATATGGCGGGGATAGCAGTTTGAACACATGTAGAACTGTTTAGAATTCGAGTCGACATTAATATTGTTGGTCAGCTGAGGAAGGATATTGGCACCAGCAACTGTGGTCTTTGGTTTCAGCAAGGTGTCCTTGTCAAGATTGGGTTGCAAGTATGTGTCATTGAGATTTTCTACACTCTCATAAAGCTTTCCCATGCTACCAACTATGCCGTCTTTGGAGAGGAGCCTGAAGagaaaatcaacaacatcCTTGCTGGCTTCGGCAAACAAAACTTTGCGACCATTTGTGTCGATCAGGAGTTTCAAGCTCACATGTGCACTGTTGGAGGTTGCCATATTAATgcgatatatattttttttttcctcttttggaTGCTATATTGATGCAATGTTTAGGCTTAGGTTACCTATCAATTTATAGTCTTAGAAGaaaatttactaaaatatttcaaattaattCTTCGGgtctttgaaaaaagaaattaaggaCAAAGGTTAGGGAATGACTCAAAATACCTCTCCCCTAAACAGGTAGTCTACATTTTCATAAAGACAAATTGAGACGAAACCAATTTAGCATATGACACTTATGTCCCTCAAATTTGTCCTCCACCGACCGATAAAGAAGaaccttttcctttttattggcaaaaaagaagaagaaacctttttttttcttttcttttttttctctttttctccttttctttattACTTTACAATACTTTTCAGAACAAAGGGACACTACATAGTACACATACATTTCGGTACTCTTAAGCTAACAAAATTTCCTTAGTTGCCAAGGATCCTCCCGTTCAATAAAATTTCCTTAGTTGCAAAGGATCCACTAGTTTAATAAAATTCCTTATAATTACTTGCTAAGGATTCACTACCAAACTCTTTTAGAGATTGTCCTGAATTCGAGTCCTAACATGTGTGTGTGGGTTTAGATGAATATCGTCAATTTCAATAGTTGAGACCCTAAAACAAATTCCTTAGTTAAAAACCACTCTTACATTTTATCCATTTTCCATTAGAAGAAAGTTGATGTTCCACTCCGAAATTAACTCGCAATGCAGAAGAAGAGTAGCTTAACTCCTTATAAACTTATGCTAGTTCCCTTAACTTTTCAATATGCAACAAAATTCAATAGAGGCCACTATTATTATTTAAGTAAGTTTCTGTTTTCTCTTTCCCATAAGTAGACTTCTGGTCTAAAATAGGGAAATATTATTGTAGTAGTATTATTATGCTAAACTGaccataatattttatttgatcACTATGTTATaggagtcattctatagtaAGGGTGTTAGATAACGCCCTTTGATGAGACCATATCTCTTAACCGTTTGATCAATAGaatcaaactaaccaatttgattCAACGATAAACCAATaggagtcattctatagtgagggtgtTAGATAACGCCCTTTGATGAGACCATATCTCTTGACCGTTTGATCAATAGAATCAAACTAACCAATATGATTCAACGATTAACCAATTCGATTCAATAGTTAAAAGGTGCCTTAGAAAAGACCCTCACTAAAGTGCATGCTATTATAATTGGTACAAGTCAGTCACGAAAACCTGGGATGGCTGGTAATTTGGCGGAATTTGAGACTATACATTTCAATCAAGCTTAACAAAATTTCCTTAGTTGCTATGGATCCTCTGGTTTAATAAAATTTCCTCAGTTGCTAAGGATCCACTCGTTTAATAACACTCCTTATAATTAGTTGCTAAGGATCCATTGGTGTAGTGATTTGGAGCCAAGCTCTCCAAAGATGGTCCTAGATTTGAATCCTAGCATGTGTATATGAGTTAATGTGAATATCATCCATTTCAGTAGGAGAGGccctaaaaaaatatttccttaGTTAAAAGCCACTCTtaaattttctctattttcattttgaagaaAGTTGACGTCCCACTCCAAAATTAACTCGCAATGGAGAAAATTAGTAGGTCAACTCTTTAGAGCACTTCCATTGCAGGAGCACAGCCCAGGCAAAAGGCCCCCTAAGCCTCCAAAAGTGATTCCAACTCAGGCAAGAGCTGGGGTCCACCATTCCCAGGCAAGATTAGCCCGAGTTGCTTCCTGAGGGTGCTGACATCagcaaataaattttttttttaaatcaaaaaaaaattttgaaaaattaccaaaaaattcaaaatctttttttatacatagctagcaaatttttttattattaatctcatacatataaataaaattagtagtaattgcccttaggTTGTGATGTAAGATGATATATGGGTCGTTTATGGTgggaaatattaattaaaataaagtggCTCAAAGTT
Proteins encoded in this region:
- the LOC18782752 gene encoding uncharacterized protein LOC18782752; protein product: MATSNSAHVSLKLLIDTNGRKVLFAEASKDVVDFLFRLLSKDGIVGSMGKLYESVENLNDTYLQPNLDKDTLLKPKTTVAGANILPQLTNNINVDSNSKQFYMCSNCYPRHISDVSGTTCPNSYSISSRVTYVSPQASSSTVVATSGSEGGYVKGVVTYMVMDNLEVKPMSTISSIAVLNQFNVKDVGALQEKVVHLGMQEGLKLLKASFETSAVLTKVFLGA